One stretch of Tenacibaculum sp. MAR_2010_89 DNA includes these proteins:
- a CDS encoding YceI family protein, producing MMKKIFITLILIFSINVVSAQNTWKVDKAHSSITFSVSHFMISEVTGNFNSFDIDAETNEKFEKPVFKVSINAASINTNQEGRDNHLKSPDFFNVKKNPTITFNSSSFKDLNNGNFETSGTITINGIAKEITFKGKLNGIIKARSGKNKAGLKLTSTIKREEFNLGKGMSPIGKDVTVTINIEMNQQ from the coding sequence ATGATGAAAAAAATATTTATTACACTTATTCTAATATTTTCTATAAATGTAGTTAGCGCACAAAACACATGGAAAGTTGACAAAGCACACTCTTCAATAACTTTTTCAGTATCTCATTTTATGATTTCTGAAGTTACTGGTAATTTTAATAGTTTTGACATCGATGCTGAAACAAATGAAAAATTTGAAAAACCAGTTTTTAAAGTATCAATAAACGCTGCCAGCATAAATACAAATCAAGAAGGTAGAGATAACCATTTAAAATCTCCTGATTTTTTTAATGTTAAAAAAAATCCTACAATTACATTTAATAGTAGTTCTTTTAAGGATTTAAATAATGGAAACTTCGAAACTAGTGGTACCATTACTATTAATGGAATTGCTAAAGAAATTACTTTTAAAGGAAAATTAAATGGTATTATTAAAGCACGAAGTGGAAAAAATAAAGCTGGATTAAAATTAACCTCAACTATTAAAAGAGAAGAGTTTAATTTAGGTAAAGGAATGTCTCCAATTGGTAAAGATGTTACTGTTACTATTAATATAGAAATGAACCAGCAATAA
- a CDS encoding M1 family metallopeptidase: MKKLFLGVSLISMLACASTNKQQTISTPQTTKTSSSTYWQQRVNYTMDIDMNVKTYQYKGIQKLVYTNNSPDVLNKVFYHLYFNAFQPNSQMDVRSRNIKDPDKRVNDRISKLSPSEIGYIKVNTLKQNGSAVKHETVGTILEVTLNQPIQPGESVTFDMVFDAQVPKQIRRSGRDNKEGVALSMAQWYPKMAEYDFEGWHTPPYLGREFHGVWGDFDVTLHIDKNYVVGGTGYIQNPQEVGHGYENKKEELNIPSGKKLTWKFKAPNVHDFTWAADPEYIHDTYTMKNGIDLHFLYKKNLSAFYQENWKKLQPKTAELMNYFSKHIGAYPYKQYSVIQGGDGGMEYAMCTLITGKRKWGSLFGVTAHELAHTWFQFLLATNESKHPWMDEGFTTHISNKATNEILEQGRENPQSGSYRHYNYVVNNNAEEPLSTHADRYHTNMAYSMGSYSKGNIFLTQLQYIIGEENVAKTLKKYFTDFSFKHPTPNDIKRTAEKVSGIQLDWYLNEWTQTTHTIDYGIKSVTGKEITLERIGQMPMPIDVTVTYTDGTKESFNIPLRMMRGEKPTSAKTLEDWTFAHPTYSFSTSKNIKSVEIDPSKLMADINQENNVFQTK; the protein is encoded by the coding sequence ATGAAAAAATTATTTTTAGGGGTTTCATTAATATCGATGTTAGCTTGCGCATCAACCAACAAACAACAAACAATTTCAACTCCTCAAACAACTAAAACAAGCAGTAGCACATATTGGCAACAACGTGTAAACTACACAATGGATATTGATATGAATGTTAAAACATATCAATACAAAGGAATACAAAAATTAGTATACACCAATAACTCTCCTGATGTATTAAACAAAGTATTTTATCATTTATACTTTAATGCATTCCAGCCAAATTCTCAAATGGATGTTCGTTCTAGAAATATTAAAGATCCAGATAAAAGAGTTAACGACAGAATTAGCAAATTGTCTCCTTCTGAAATTGGGTATATTAAAGTTAATACATTAAAACAAAATGGATCTGCAGTAAAACATGAAACTGTGGGTACTATTTTAGAGGTTACTTTAAACCAACCTATTCAACCAGGAGAAAGTGTAACTTTTGATATGGTTTTTGACGCTCAAGTTCCTAAACAAATTCGTCGTTCTGGAAGAGATAACAAAGAAGGGGTTGCTTTATCAATGGCACAATGGTATCCTAAAATGGCTGAATATGATTTTGAAGGATGGCATACGCCTCCATATTTAGGTCGTGAATTCCATGGTGTATGGGGTGACTTTGATGTAACTCTTCATATTGACAAAAATTATGTTGTTGGAGGTACTGGTTATATTCAAAACCCTCAAGAAGTAGGTCATGGTTACGAAAACAAAAAAGAAGAACTAAACATTCCTTCAGGAAAAAAATTAACTTGGAAATTTAAAGCTCCTAATGTACACGATTTTACTTGGGCTGCTGACCCTGAGTATATTCATGATACGTATACTATGAAAAATGGTATTGATTTACATTTCTTATACAAAAAAAACTTATCCGCTTTTTATCAAGAAAACTGGAAAAAATTACAACCTAAAACTGCTGAACTAATGAATTACTTTAGCAAACATATAGGAGCATATCCATACAAACAGTACTCAGTAATTCAAGGTGGTGATGGCGGAATGGAATATGCTATGTGTACTTTAATTACTGGTAAACGTAAATGGGGTAGTTTATTTGGTGTTACAGCCCATGAATTAGCACATACTTGGTTTCAATTTTTACTAGCAACCAATGAAAGTAAGCACCCATGGATGGACGAAGGATTTACAACTCACATTTCAAACAAAGCTACCAATGAAATTTTAGAACAAGGAAGAGAAAATCCTCAATCAGGTTCATACAGGCATTATAACTATGTTGTAAACAACAATGCAGAAGAACCTTTATCAACTCATGCTGACAGATACCATACCAATATGGCTTATAGCATGGGAAGCTATTCTAAAGGAAATATCTTTTTAACACAACTTCAATACATTATTGGAGAAGAAAATGTGGCTAAAACTTTAAAAAAGTATTTTACTGATTTTTCTTTTAAACATCCAACACCAAATGATATTAAAAGAACTGCCGAAAAAGTATCTGGAATTCAATTAGATTGGTATTTGAATGAATGGACACAAACTACTCACACTATAGATTATGGAATTAAATCTGTTACCGGTAAAGAAATTACTTTAGAACGTATTGGACAAATGCCGATGCCTATTGATGTTACCGTTACTTATACAGATGGAACTAAAGAATCATTCAATATTCCATTACGTATGATGAGAGGTGAAAAACCAACTTCGGCAAAAACTCTTGAAGACTGGACATTTGCTCACCCAACTTACAGTTTTTCTACATCAAAAAATATTAAATCAGTTGAAATTGATCCATCAAAGTTAATGGCTGATATAAATCAAGAAAACAACGTATTTCAAACTAAATAA
- a CDS encoding MBL fold metallo-hydrolase encodes MRIYPIETGNFKLDGGAMFGVVPKSIWQKTNPADSKNMIDMSLRCMLIEDGDRLTLIDTGLGNKQSDKFFGYYYLFGDFSLDSSLAKYGFHRDDITDVFLTHLHFDHCGGVIQWNKDRTGYMPAFKNAKVWSNDRHWQWATEPNPREKASFLKENILPIEKNGQLNFVHRNTKDQVGFDVVFVDGHTEKQMLPKIMYQGKTIVFMADLLPTVGHIPLPYVMGYDTRPLLTIKEKQVFLNEAADKDFYLFLEHDAHNELCTVQHTEKGVRLKETYKFIDIFN; translated from the coding sequence ATGCGAATATATCCTATAGAAACAGGAAATTTTAAACTAGATGGTGGAGCCATGTTTGGTGTTGTTCCTAAATCCATTTGGCAAAAAACCAATCCTGCTGACAGCAAAAACATGATTGATATGAGTTTGCGTTGTATGCTTATTGAAGATGGAGATAGACTTACACTTATTGACACTGGACTTGGAAACAAACAATCAGATAAATTTTTTGGTTACTATTATCTATTTGGAGACTTCTCTTTAGACTCTTCATTAGCTAAATATGGATTTCATAGAGATGATATTACGGATGTTTTTTTAACGCACTTACATTTTGATCATTGTGGTGGTGTTATTCAATGGAACAAAGACAGAACAGGATATATGCCTGCTTTTAAAAATGCTAAAGTTTGGAGTAATGATCGTCATTGGCAATGGGCTACTGAGCCCAACCCAAGAGAAAAAGCTTCCTTCTTAAAAGAAAATATATTGCCAATTGAAAAAAACGGACAGTTAAATTTTGTTCATAGAAACACGAAAGATCAAGTAGGATTTGATGTTGTTTTTGTTGATGGACATACAGAAAAACAAATGCTTCCTAAAATAATGTATCAAGGAAAAACCATTGTTTTTATGGCTGATTTACTTCCTACAGTTGGACATATACCACTTCCTTATGTAATGGGTTATGATACTAGACCATTACTTACAATAAAAGAAAAACAAGTGTTTTTAAACGAAGCAGCAGATAAAGATTTTTATTTGTTTTTAGAGCATGATGCTCATAATGAACTTTGTACTGTACAACATACAGAAAAAGGAGTTCGTTTAAAAGAAACTTATAAATTTATAGACATTTTTAATTAA
- a CDS encoding S8 family peptidase, which yields MRVLKPVFYSAMAITTLVGCSSVSKMAVPTGANTVINIPAKKAPLTDFQKDNWQHLDLATDSIPGMSVDKAYTFLQGKKSIEVIVGVVDSGTDLKHEDLKDVAWVNKKEIAGNGIDDDKNGYVDDINGWNFLGKSYKEHLEFERILMKPSVADAATLAEVKAYQENKVNEAKQNESRYGQMLSGAEKAHKELTKYFGKDSYTPEEVGAINTNNEDLKKSIATAKFLYQFVPSLPKGIKELSSMVSKAKKTINGDNLKTDYRTVVGDNAYDINDKPGSGDGNTGHSKKDEAHGSHVSGIIGATRNNGKGMNGVANNVKIMAVRSVSDGDEYDKDVALGIRYAVDNGAKVINTSFGKAFSPNKEWVYDALKYAAKKDVLIVNAAGNDGKNIDIEKTFPNDAPDLVNEISDNVLTLGAMSANYDENLPASFSNYGKINVDVFAPGVQVHSTTPDNEYQKFSGTSMAAPSAAGVAALVRSYYPKLSASQVKHILMNSGTKIDLMVTKPGSKSRTNPKGELVPFSSLSVSGRVVNAYNALRMADRMVNGRK from the coding sequence ATGAGAGTTTTGAAGCCAGTATTTTATTCGGCAATGGCAATTACAACCTTAGTAGGTTGTTCATCGGTAAGCAAAATGGCTGTACCAACAGGAGCTAATACTGTTATTAATATTCCTGCTAAAAAAGCCCCATTAACAGATTTCCAAAAAGACAATTGGCAACACTTAGATTTAGCTACTGATAGTATTCCTGGAATGAGTGTTGACAAAGCGTATACATTTTTACAAGGAAAAAAAAGTATTGAAGTTATTGTTGGTGTTGTTGACAGTGGTACAGATTTAAAACATGAAGATTTAAAAGATGTAGCATGGGTGAATAAAAAAGAAATTGCGGGTAACGGAATTGATGATGACAAAAATGGATATGTAGATGATATTAATGGATGGAACTTTTTAGGTAAATCATACAAAGAGCATTTAGAGTTCGAACGTATTTTAATGAAACCTTCAGTTGCAGATGCAGCAACATTAGCAGAAGTAAAAGCATATCAAGAAAACAAAGTAAATGAAGCTAAGCAAAACGAAAGTCGTTATGGACAAATGTTAAGCGGAGCTGAAAAAGCACACAAGGAACTTACAAAATACTTTGGTAAAGACAGCTACACTCCAGAAGAGGTTGGAGCTATTAACACAAACAATGAAGACTTAAAGAAGAGTATTGCTACAGCAAAGTTTTTGTATCAATTTGTTCCTTCATTACCAAAAGGTATTAAAGAATTATCTTCAATGGTAAGCAAAGCTAAAAAAACAATCAACGGTGATAATTTAAAAACAGACTACAGAACTGTTGTTGGTGATAATGCATATGACATTAACGACAAACCAGGTTCAGGTGATGGAAACACAGGTCATTCTAAAAAAGATGAAGCACATGGTTCACATGTGTCTGGAATTATAGGAGCTACTAGAAACAATGGTAAAGGTATGAATGGTGTTGCTAATAATGTTAAAATTATGGCAGTACGTTCAGTATCTGATGGTGATGAGTATGATAAAGATGTTGCTTTAGGTATTCGTTATGCTGTTGATAATGGTGCTAAAGTAATTAATACTAGTTTTGGTAAAGCGTTTTCTCCAAATAAAGAATGGGTATATGATGCTTTAAAATATGCTGCCAAAAAAGACGTGTTAATCGTAAACGCTGCTGGTAATGATGGAAAAAACATTGATATAGAAAAAACATTCCCTAATGATGCTCCTGATTTAGTAAACGAAATATCTGACAATGTATTAACATTAGGTGCAATGAGTGCTAATTATGATGAGAACTTACCTGCTAGCTTTTCTAACTATGGTAAAATAAACGTAGATGTTTTTGCTCCTGGTGTTCAAGTTCATTCTACTACACCTGATAATGAATATCAAAAATTTAGTGGAACTTCAATGGCAGCACCATCTGCTGCTGGTGTAGCTGCATTGGTTCGTTCATACTATCCAAAATTATCTGCTAGTCAGGTAAAACATATTTTAATGAACTCAGGTACTAAAATTGACTTAATGGTTACAAAACCAGGTTCAAAATCTAGAACAAATCCAAAAGGAGAATTAGTTCCTTTTTCAAGCTTATCTGTATCAGGTCGTGTAGTTAATGCATATAATGCTTTAAGAATGGCAGACAGAATGGTAAATGGAAGAAAATAA
- a CDS encoding energy transducer TonB, protein MKKTLLLVVLVMISVFSTTAQEVCASPEDESLDLNSITKCTIKPSKNSKDKKTRQITVKVSARRRFLKKREPIKKRAASSLGTLNTAGVSKIETTPSIQNEKIKTKSVSLKNNIESLKEKLSKEEVRKASRFTAVDKIPSFDTCNSAKKEDRMNCFNTEMIKHIQKYFRYPSEAVRDQIQGEVWVRFIIDKNGYVRNIKTLGPKNGEILNEEAKRVVTKLSRFKPARREGEKVSVKYGFPINFSLEE, encoded by the coding sequence ATGAAAAAAACACTTTTACTCGTAGTATTAGTAATGATTTCAGTTTTTAGTACTACAGCTCAAGAGGTCTGCGCATCTCCAGAAGATGAATCATTAGATTTAAATAGTATCACAAAATGTACTATTAAGCCATCTAAAAATTCGAAAGACAAAAAAACTAGACAAATTACAGTTAAAGTTTCAGCAAGAAGACGTTTTCTAAAGAAAAGAGAACCTATAAAAAAGCGTGCAGCTTCTAGTCTTGGAACATTAAACACAGCTGGTGTTAGTAAAATTGAAACTACTCCTAGTATTCAAAATGAAAAAATAAAAACTAAATCAGTTAGTTTAAAAAACAATATCGAAAGCTTAAAAGAAAAGTTATCTAAAGAAGAAGTTAGGAAAGCTTCAAGATTTACTGCTGTTGATAAAATACCTTCTTTTGACACTTGTAATAGTGCAAAAAAAGAAGATAGAATGAATTGTTTTAACACAGAAATGATTAAACATATTCAAAAGTATTTTAGATATCCTAGTGAGGCTGTAAGAGATCAAATTCAAGGTGAAGTTTGGGTTCGTTTTATTATTGACAAAAATGGATATGTAAGAAATATAAAAACTCTAGGGCCTAAAAATGGAGAAATCCTAAATGAAGAAGCTAAAAGAGTTGTAACCAAACTTTCACGTTTTAAACCTGCAAGAAGAGAAGGAGAAAAGGTATCTGTTAAATACGGCTTCCCTATTAACTTTTCTTTAGAAGAATAA
- a CDS encoding TonB-dependent receptor plug domain-containing protein, with protein sequence MFKKQLAMIVFTLCVMVSYAQVKINGVVYDEYLEPFYNAKITNGKNYALSNEDGEFSITISNKLPQTIIVSSFGYRTETIEITSLDQEVNVILKENLLLDQVVISASRVPERIIESPVTIERFGLNDIRKNTSNSFYDGLTNLKGISSREGSYGFKSINTRGFADFSNSRFVQLVDGMDTAAPALNFSAGNLSGVSELDIKSVEILPGAASALYGANAYNGIMLLNTKSPFDFTGINILLKSGVMSQEAAGNNTFYDVAVRMGYKFSEAFAAKVNFSYFEAEEWHANDSRNREVDTNKLIDGSLNSTPNYDGVNTYGDELFYGLSNFNAFLQSVRPGSPTIPADLLLRRTGYAEKDLLNSYKSKNLKFSGSLHYRPFKDESLEIQLATRLGMGDNLFQGTSRFAQRNYYIGQSKLEVKGDNFYVRGYYTRNDAGNSYDLTRTGIYLTEASTPFGSYINDYFIQRYLNNQTVEASRNYADRNRLQPGTTAFNSAFNKITTTLITEEGGSAIYDKSSYQHLEGNYNFRSLLNDWADVQVGGSFREYNPESKGTIFNDKDEAISVQEYGVYTQVQKKLMDERLKLTASLRYDKSENFKGNVSPRFAVNYSLGQDKDHILRASFQTGFRNPTIQEQYLFLNTGVKTNVGSTSDNLRRIQYRNENFFPGFGTVITETTGSDIINNALLTRSVYDTNFINANGSLIKSDYKEIQAEVVKTFELGYRSILRLNNNTNLDIDVNGFYSQHDDFVFFQDVVVPNYGTVIATGQLDADANLALNQGHVREFYLITNSKSQVKSYGFGLGMHTKFFRNYDFGVNYNFIDYSFEDADFGSFEPNFNTPKHTVKVQLGNDKLFKNFGFNINGRWLDSHKWVSPFAKGDVEARTVLDAQLNYRIPSLKSKFKIGGTNIFGKEYLVAPGSGRIGKLYYISWTINN encoded by the coding sequence ATGTTTAAAAAACAGTTAGCAATGATTGTTTTTACTTTATGCGTTATGGTTAGCTATGCGCAAGTAAAAATTAATGGAGTCGTTTACGATGAGTATTTAGAGCCGTTTTACAATGCTAAAATTACAAATGGTAAAAACTATGCATTATCTAATGAAGATGGAGAGTTTTCTATTACTATTAGTAACAAATTACCTCAAACGATAATTGTTTCTTCTTTTGGCTACAGAACTGAAACAATAGAAATTACTTCATTAGATCAAGAGGTAAACGTAATTCTTAAAGAAAATTTATTATTAGATCAAGTAGTTATTTCTGCTTCTAGAGTTCCGGAAAGAATTATAGAATCACCAGTAACTATTGAGAGGTTTGGTCTTAATGATATAAGAAAGAACACTTCAAATTCTTTTTATGATGGTTTAACAAACTTAAAAGGAATTAGCTCAAGAGAAGGTAGTTACGGTTTTAAATCTATTAACACAAGAGGTTTTGCTGATTTTAGCAACTCTCGTTTTGTTCAATTAGTAGATGGAATGGATACAGCTGCTCCTGCATTAAATTTTAGTGCGGGTAACTTATCTGGTGTATCTGAATTAGATATAAAAAGCGTTGAAATTTTACCTGGTGCGGCTTCTGCTTTATATGGAGCAAATGCATATAATGGTATTATGCTTTTAAATACTAAAAGCCCTTTTGATTTTACAGGTATCAACATACTTCTTAAAAGCGGGGTGATGAGTCAAGAAGCTGCAGGAAACAATACATTTTATGATGTTGCAGTAAGAATGGGTTACAAGTTTAGCGAAGCGTTTGCAGCAAAAGTTAACTTCTCATATTTTGAAGCTGAAGAATGGCATGCTAATGACTCTAGAAATAGAGAAGTAGATACAAACAAATTAATTGATGGATCACTTAACTCAACTCCAAACTATGATGGAGTTAATACTTATGGTGATGAATTATTTTATGGTTTATCTAATTTTAATGCATTTTTACAATCTGTTAGACCTGGAAGTCCAACGATACCAGCAGATCTTCTTCTTAGAAGAACTGGGTATGCTGAAAAAGATTTATTAAATAGCTATAAATCTAAAAATTTAAAATTTTCAGGTTCTTTACACTACAGACCTTTTAAAGATGAATCATTAGAAATTCAGTTAGCAACTAGACTAGGTATGGGAGACAATCTTTTCCAAGGAACTAGTAGATTTGCACAACGTAATTACTATATAGGACAATCAAAATTAGAAGTTAAAGGAGATAATTTTTATGTAAGAGGATATTACACAAGAAATGATGCAGGAAATAGTTATGATTTAACTAGAACAGGTATATACCTTACTGAAGCATCTACTCCATTTGGATCATATATCAATGATTATTTCATTCAAAGATACCTTAATAATCAAACTGTTGAAGCTTCAAGAAATTATGCTGACAGAAACAGATTACAGCCTGGCACGACTGCTTTTAATAGTGCTTTTAATAAAATAACAACTACTTTAATAACTGAAGAAGGTGGTAGTGCTATATATGACAAAAGTTCTTATCAACATTTAGAAGGTAACTATAACTTTAGAAGTTTATTAAACGATTGGGCTGATGTTCAAGTTGGTGGATCATTTAGAGAATATAATCCAGAATCAAAAGGTACTATCTTTAATGATAAAGATGAAGCAATAAGCGTTCAAGAATATGGTGTATACACCCAAGTTCAAAAGAAATTAATGGATGAAAGGTTAAAATTAACTGCTTCTCTTCGTTATGATAAATCAGAAAATTTTAAAGGAAATGTTTCTCCTCGTTTTGCAGTAAATTACTCTTTAGGTCAAGATAAAGATCATATCTTAAGAGCATCATTTCAAACTGGTTTCCGTAATCCTACGATACAAGAACAATATTTATTTTTAAACACAGGTGTTAAAACTAATGTTGGTTCTACTTCTGACAACTTAAGAAGAATTCAATATAGAAATGAGAATTTCTTCCCTGGTTTTGGTACTGTTATTACTGAAACAACTGGTAGTGATATTATAAACAATGCTTTATTAACAAGATCTGTTTATGACACAAACTTTATAAATGCGAACGGAAGCTTAATTAAATCTGATTATAAAGAAATTCAAGCTGAAGTTGTTAAAACTTTTGAACTTGGATATAGAAGCATACTACGTTTAAACAACAACACTAATTTAGATATTGATGTTAATGGTTTCTATAGTCAACATGATGATTTTGTGTTTTTTCAAGATGTAGTTGTTCCAAACTATGGAACAGTGATTGCAACTGGTCAATTAGATGCTGATGCTAATTTAGCTTTAAACCAAGGACACGTTCGTGAGTTTTACTTAATTACAAATAGTAAATCACAAGTAAAATCATACGGTTTCGGATTAGGAATGCATACTAAGTTCTTTAGAAATTATGACTTCGGAGTAAACTATAACTTTATTGATTACTCTTTCGAAGATGCTGATTTTGGTTCATTTGAACCTAATTTCAATACTCCAAAACATACAGTAAAAGTTCAGTTAGGTAATGATAAACTTTTCAAAAACTTTGGATTTAACATTAACGGTAGATGGTTAGATAGTCATAAATGGGTTTCACCTTTTGCTAAAGGAGATGTAGAAGCTAGAACTGTTCTTGACGCTCAATTAAACTATAGAATTCCTTCGTTAAAATCTAAATTTAAAATTGGTGGTACTAATATCTTTGGAAAAGAATATTTAGTTGCACCAGGATCTGGGAGAATTGGTAAATTATATTACATTTCTTGGACAATCAATAATTAA
- a CDS encoding energy transducer TonB produces the protein MRKLTLLLLALLGFQVAFSQEVCTSKSDVESINEISNVTKCIVTGTNKIDGSKKASKVIVVSNRSRHKRRLFENKEVHTANQLHAANINIKAENSNNQLKINDLKSRIAKINNAIEEENSRRKISFDTVDQIPQFQSCSDSSLSIVDCFNHEMQKHLVQNIVYPEDAIRKKITGDIWISFVITNKGTIKNIITTGPKDSDSLEKEAIRVVSLLPKFIPGKQNNKDINVTYTFPISFNLDNSLD, from the coding sequence ATGAGAAAACTAACCCTATTATTACTAGCCCTACTCGGTTTTCAAGTAGCATTTTCTCAAGAAGTGTGTACTTCAAAATCTGATGTAGAATCCATTAATGAAATTTCTAATGTAACAAAGTGCATAGTTACTGGCACTAACAAAATAGATGGTTCAAAAAAAGCATCTAAAGTTATTGTTGTATCTAATAGAAGTAGACATAAAAGACGTCTATTTGAAAATAAAGAAGTTCATACTGCCAACCAATTACACGCTGCTAATATCAACATCAAAGCAGAAAACAGCAACAACCAATTAAAAATAAACGACTTAAAAAGCAGAATAGCTAAAATAAACAATGCAATAGAAGAGGAAAATTCACGTAGAAAAATATCTTTTGACACTGTTGATCAAATACCACAATTCCAATCTTGTTCAGACAGTTCTTTAAGTATTGTTGATTGTTTTAATCATGAAATGCAAAAACACTTAGTTCAAAACATTGTGTACCCAGAAGACGCAATTAGAAAAAAAATTACTGGTGATATTTGGATAAGCTTTGTAATTACAAACAAAGGAACAATAAAGAATATTATTACTACTGGACCTAAAGACAGCGACTCTTTAGAAAAAGAAGCCATTAGAGTAGTTTCATTATTACCTAAATTTATTCCTGGTAAACAAAATAATAAAGATATCAATGTTACATATACATTTCCTATAAGCTTTAACCTTGATAATTCACTAGATTAA
- a CDS encoding AraC family transcriptional regulator, giving the protein MKLNNQIPLHNIKDEFTINIEPISHKNTYDYNVVHRHNYYEIMFFVKGGGYQLIDFDKVPIVDNSCYLIKPRQVHLVKREEDADGFLIQFFNTSIFSEEVSSLLTLQYHSDIKVIFENDKLLINKGISFLNLIRNITKEESVFLKQKSIHLLSTLLYELEECTIKKGKFKNTNDRSLIKFTELVNLNLNTKTVNEYAEKLNITSKKLTDIVKNKYGITPLKFIHNAVLLEIKRDLMFKDTNLKEISYNYNFDSPSNFSLFVKKNTGLSPTDLQKELLKE; this is encoded by the coding sequence ATGAAGCTAAACAATCAAATACCTCTTCATAATATTAAAGATGAGTTCACTATAAATATTGAACCTATTTCACATAAAAACACCTATGATTATAATGTTGTTCATAGGCATAATTATTATGAAATTATGTTTTTTGTTAAAGGAGGAGGCTACCAATTAATTGATTTTGATAAAGTTCCAATAGTAGATAATAGTTGTTATTTAATTAAACCAAGGCAAGTACATTTAGTAAAAAGAGAAGAGGATGCTGATGGTTTTTTAATTCAGTTTTTTAATACCTCTATTTTTTCAGAAGAAGTTAGTTCATTATTAACACTTCAATACCATTCAGATATTAAAGTGATCTTTGAAAACGATAAGTTATTAATAAATAAAGGTATTTCCTTTTTAAATCTTATAAGGAATATTACAAAAGAAGAAAGTGTTTTTCTGAAACAAAAATCTATTCACTTATTATCTACGTTACTTTATGAATTAGAAGAATGCACAATTAAAAAAGGAAAGTTTAAAAATACAAATGATCGTTCTTTAATTAAGTTTACTGAATTGGTAAATCTAAATTTGAATACCAAAACGGTTAATGAATATGCTGAGAAATTAAATATTACGTCTAAAAAATTAACTGATATTGTGAAAAATAAATATGGTATTACACCTTTAAAGTTTATTCATAATGCAGTTCTTTTAGAAATAAAAAGAGATTTAATGTTTAAAGACACTAACCTTAAAGAGATTTCTTATAATTATAATTTTGATAGTCCTTCAAATTTTAGCTTGTTTGTTAAAAAGAACACAGGGTTATCTCCAACTGATCTTCAAAAGGAATTATTAAAAGAATAA